A genomic window from Tolypothrix sp. PCC 7910 includes:
- a CDS encoding nucleoside triphosphate pyrophosphatase gives MTIPQFVLASASPARRRLLQTVGIEPIVSPSDFDESQIQLNDPNQLVQTLSLRKAETVVPQFESALIMGCDSVLALNGEIHGKPANVDEAIARWKIMQGSFGDLYTGHTLIDLTQNRTVVKCQVTRVYFGKMSDRDIQAYVATGEPLKCAGAFAIEGFGSFFVEKIEGCHSNVIGLSLPLLRHMLAELGYNVVDFWSA, from the coding sequence ATGACAATTCCGCAATTTGTCCTGGCTTCTGCTTCACCAGCGCGACGGCGTTTGCTGCAAACTGTTGGGATTGAACCAATAGTTTCCCCTAGCGACTTTGATGAATCGCAAATCCAGTTAAACGATCCGAATCAATTGGTGCAAACTCTGTCTCTGCGGAAGGCGGAAACTGTAGTTCCGCAGTTTGAATCAGCTTTGATTATGGGTTGTGATTCAGTATTGGCTTTGAATGGTGAGATTCATGGGAAACCAGCCAATGTTGACGAAGCGATCGCACGCTGGAAAATTATGCAAGGTAGCTTTGGCGATTTATATACTGGCCATACCTTAATTGATTTAACTCAAAACCGCACCGTCGTTAAATGCCAAGTAACTAGAGTTTACTTTGGTAAAATGAGCGATCGCGATATTCAAGCTTATGTCGCCACTGGGGAACCGCTAAAATGTGCTGGTGCTTTTGCAATAGAAGGTTTTGGTAGCTTCTTTGTGGAAAAAATTGAAGGTTGTCACAGCAACGTCATCGGCCTGAGTTTACCCTTGCTGCGCCATATGCTAGCTGAACTGGGATACAACGTTGTTGATTTTTGGTCTGCGTGA
- a CDS encoding MFS transporter, whose amino-acid sequence MKTPSPWTYIPTLYFAEGVPNVIISSVSVIFYKKLGIDNDQITAWTSFLYLPWVIKMFWGPVVDIYATKRTWILVTQFAMFCCLSLVALSLQLPNFFFISLAALTVGAFISATYDIATDGFYMLALNPEQQAFFVGIRSLFYRIAVLFGSGLLVVLAGRLETTLNNIPLSWTISIGFSAVIFAILFIFHRFILPLPESDTSRQTQAQGEKIPFVDIIQSYFRQEKIGAILAFILLYRLGEAMLLKVASLFLLDKLEKGGLAVSTEQFGLIYGTFGVLSLIIGGILGGMIISRYGLKKCLLPMALALNLPDIFYVYLAYHKPSLTLVYPLVSLEQFGYGLGFTAFSVYLMYICQGEYKTSHYAISTGLMALGLMLPGAISGTIQQAVGYPLFFVLVCLLTIPGMITIFFIPLKEPVKPPTS is encoded by the coding sequence ATGAAAACCCCTTCCCCCTGGACATATATCCCCACCCTCTACTTCGCTGAGGGTGTCCCCAACGTCATCATCAGCAGCGTTTCCGTCATCTTCTACAAAAAACTCGGAATCGACAACGACCAAATCACCGCTTGGACAAGTTTTCTCTACCTCCCTTGGGTGATTAAAATGTTTTGGGGGCCAGTTGTAGATATTTACGCCACAAAAAGAACATGGATATTAGTTACTCAGTTTGCCATGTTCTGTTGCTTAAGTTTAGTAGCTTTATCCTTACAACTCCCAAACTTCTTTTTTATCTCCCTAGCGGCTTTAACAGTCGGAGCATTTATTTCTGCCACTTATGATATCGCCACCGATGGCTTTTATATGTTGGCTTTAAATCCTGAACAACAAGCTTTCTTTGTCGGTATTCGTTCGCTTTTTTATCGCATCGCTGTATTATTTGGTAGCGGATTATTAGTCGTATTAGCTGGGCGCTTAGAAACCACACTCAATAATATTCCTTTAAGTTGGACTATATCGATAGGATTTTCTGCGGTTATTTTTGCTATTCTGTTTATTTTTCATCGCTTCATTTTACCGTTACCGGAATCAGATACTTCTCGGCAAACACAAGCCCAAGGAGAAAAAATTCCTTTTGTAGATATTATTCAAAGCTATTTCCGCCAAGAAAAAATAGGCGCGATTTTAGCTTTTATTTTGCTTTATCGATTAGGTGAAGCCATGCTGTTGAAGGTAGCTTCGCTATTTCTCTTAGACAAACTAGAAAAGGGCGGATTAGCTGTTTCAACAGAACAATTTGGCTTAATATATGGAACATTTGGCGTACTTTCTCTAATTATTGGCGGGATTTTAGGCGGCATGATAATTTCCCGCTATGGCTTGAAAAAATGCCTGCTACCAATGGCTTTAGCTTTGAATTTACCAGATATATTTTATGTTTATCTCGCCTATCATAAACCATCTCTAACATTAGTTTATCCTCTAGTTTCTTTAGAACAATTTGGCTATGGACTTGGCTTTACAGCCTTTAGCGTGTATTTAATGTATATTTGCCAAGGTGAATATAAAACCTCTCATTATGCCATATCTACTGGACTGATGGCTTTAGGTTTGATGTTACCAGGAGCAATTAGCGGCACAATTCAACAAGCGGTAGGATATCCATTATTTTTCGTGTTGGTTTGTTTGCTAACTATTCCGGGGATGATTACTATATTCTTTATTCCTTTGAAAGAACCAGTTAAGCCGCCTACTAGTTAG
- a CDS encoding GxxExxY protein: protein MGTNREDTKYAKEDDRRMKQLSAEVERLAYRVIGAGIEVHQILVPGFLEEVYYKALREEFLIRKIPHKSEHPVKVNYKGRPVGEGRLDFLVGDCLIVELKAVQNLTPIHEAQVLSYLRMTKYPLALLMNFNAPLLKEGTRRIILSS, encoded by the coding sequence ATGGGAACAAACCGCGAAGACACAAAGTACGCGAAGGAAGATGATAGAAGAATGAAGCAACTGAGTGCGGAGGTAGAGAGGTTAGCTTATAGAGTAATTGGGGCTGGAATTGAAGTGCATCAGATATTAGTCCCTGGATTTTTGGAAGAGGTGTATTATAAAGCTCTAAGAGAAGAATTTCTCATCCGCAAGATACCTCATAAGTCTGAGCATCCAGTAAAAGTCAACTATAAAGGTCGTCCAGTAGGTGAAGGAAGATTAGATTTTTTGGTTGGAGATTGTCTAATTGTGGAGTTGAAAGCAGTTCAAAATTTAACCCCCATCCATGAAGCACAAGTTCTCTCTTACCTGAGAATGACTAAATATCCTCTAGCCCTACTCATGAACTTTAACGCCCCCTTGCTCAAAGAAGGTACTAGACGTATTATTCTCTCTTCTTAA
- a CDS encoding LD-carboxypeptidase has translation MQAKILPPPLKPGDLLRVIAPSGALREFEAFNQSIEIWRSRGYKVEVPTTIGDKWGYLAGKDDQRRTQLADAWKDPNCRGILCSRGGFGSTRVLEDWHWQAGLSPLQNPKWLIGFSDITALLWSLYNEGIASVHGPVLTTLAKEPDWSIARFFNLLEGRPLEPLKGNGWGGGIATGILLPGNLTVATHLFATSFKPDFDGVILGFEDVSEAPYRIDRMLTQWRLSGALSKVKGIALGNFTGCEPPANVPSFSVEEVLRDRLGDLGIPIVADLPFGHDSCNAALPVGALVTLDAEQGILAINN, from the coding sequence ATGCAAGCAAAAATTTTACCCCCGCCTCTCAAACCTGGTGATTTACTGCGTGTTATTGCTCCTAGTGGTGCTTTGCGAGAATTTGAGGCATTCAACCAGAGTATCGAAATTTGGCGATCGCGTGGCTATAAAGTGGAAGTACCCACAACAATTGGTGATAAATGGGGTTATCTAGCAGGAAAAGACGATCAACGTCGCACTCAACTGGCAGATGCATGGAAAGACCCCAATTGTCGGGGTATTCTCTGCTCTAGAGGCGGTTTCGGTAGCACCCGGGTTTTAGAAGATTGGCATTGGCAAGCTGGATTATCGCCTCTACAAAATCCTAAGTGGTTAATTGGTTTTTCTGATATTACCGCGCTGTTATGGAGTCTTTACAACGAAGGGATTGCTAGCGTTCACGGCCCTGTATTAACCACTCTCGCTAAGGAGCCAGATTGGTCAATTGCGCGATTTTTCAATTTGTTGGAAGGTCGTCCCCTGGAACCACTCAAGGGTAATGGTTGGGGTGGCGGGATAGCTACGGGGATTTTACTACCTGGTAATCTTACTGTGGCAACTCATCTTTTTGCTACTTCCTTTAAACCAGATTTCGATGGTGTAATTTTGGGATTTGAGGATGTTTCTGAAGCACCTTATCGCATTGACCGAATGTTAACACAGTGGCGGTTAAGCGGTGCTTTATCAAAAGTTAAGGGAATTGCCTTAGGTAATTTTACTGGCTGTGAACCGCCAGCAAATGTACCGAGTTTTAGCGTCGAAGAAGTATTGCGCGATCGCTTAGGTGATTTGGGGATTCCAATTGTGGCTGACTTACCCTTTGGTCACGATAGTTGTAATGCCGCTTTGCCAGTGGGTGCATTGGTAACTTTAGATGCAGAACAGGGAATATTAGCTATCAACAATTAA
- a CDS encoding valine--tRNA ligase has translation MTATILNLPSLYEPFSTEAKWQKFWEENQVYKADPNHGGEPYCVVIPPPNVTGSLHMGHAFESALIDVLVRYHRMRGRNTLWLPGTDHASIAVHTMLEKQLKKEGKTRYELGREQFLERAKQWKAESGGFIVNQLRRLGVSVDWTRERFTLDEGLSQAVIEAFTRLYAEGLIYRGEYLVNWCPATQSAVSDVEVENQEVNGNLWHFRYPLSDGSGYVEVATTRPETMLGDTGVAVNPNDERYKHLIGKTVTLPIMQREIPIIGDEFVDPTFGTGCVKVTPAHDPNDFEMGKRHNLPFINILNKDGTLNTNAGEFQGQDRFVARKNVVARLEADGFLVKVEDYKHTVPYSDRGKVPIEPLLSTQWFVKIRPLADQALEFLDQKNSPEFVPQRWTKVYRDWLVKLKDWCISRQLWWGHQIPAWYAVSETNGQIADNTPFVVAKSAEEAWEKAKAQFGENVQLEQDPDVLDTWFSSGLWPFSTLGWPQETQDLATYYPTTTLVTGFDIIFFWVARMTMMAGHFTGKMPFNDVYIHGLVLDEKGQKMSKTKGNGIDPLLLIDKYGTDALRYTLVKEVVGAGQDIRLEYDRKKDESPSVEASRNFANKLWNAARFVMMNLDGQTPQQLGQPIAAELSDRWILSRYHQVIKQTINYIDNYGLGEAAKGLYEFIWGDFCDWYIELVKSRLQQNADPASRRVAQQILAHILEGILKLLHPFMPHITEEIWQTLTQQPADSQQTLSLQPYPQADSNLINPEIETEFELLIETIRTIRNLRAEADIKPGAKVTANLQSENARERQIINSGQVYIKDLAKVETLTINDKENKQAVGEKTPLKGLKTIGLIIVAIVFTRLAYSVGYAIDEVPLFGTFFELIGFIYSTWFISRYLLVADARQQFWAKFFPPATDNKHSLATQSQPEASENAIAGVVGTVQVVIPLKGVVDIEVLRAKLEKSLNKAEAEAQSLRGRLSNAKFVDKAPKDVVQGARDALEEAEKQAEILRVRLQALL, from the coding sequence ATGACCGCAACTATACTTAATCTCCCTAGTCTCTACGAACCCTTCTCCACAGAAGCCAAATGGCAAAAATTCTGGGAAGAAAACCAAGTTTACAAAGCCGACCCTAATCATGGCGGCGAACCTTACTGTGTTGTCATCCCGCCACCAAACGTTACCGGTAGTTTGCACATGGGTCACGCTTTTGAAAGCGCGTTGATTGATGTGCTAGTGCGTTACCACCGAATGCGGGGGCGTAATACTCTGTGGCTACCCGGAACCGACCACGCCAGCATTGCTGTTCACACTATGCTAGAAAAGCAACTCAAGAAAGAGGGTAAAACTCGCTATGAGTTGGGGCGTGAACAATTCCTAGAACGCGCTAAACAGTGGAAAGCGGAATCTGGTGGCTTTATTGTGAATCAGCTACGCCGCTTAGGTGTTTCGGTGGACTGGACGCGGGAAAGATTTACCCTAGATGAGGGTTTATCACAAGCTGTAATCGAAGCGTTTACTCGCCTATATGCAGAAGGCTTAATTTATCGCGGTGAGTATTTAGTTAACTGGTGTCCTGCTACCCAGTCAGCGGTGTCTGATGTAGAAGTAGAAAACCAAGAGGTGAATGGTAACCTTTGGCACTTCCGCTATCCTCTCAGTGATGGTTCTGGTTATGTCGAAGTAGCAACAACTCGACCAGAAACGATGCTGGGTGATACAGGTGTGGCAGTTAACCCCAATGATGAGAGATACAAGCACTTAATTGGTAAAACCGTAACTCTGCCAATTATGCAACGGGAAATCCCAATTATTGGCGATGAATTTGTCGATCCGACTTTCGGTACTGGTTGCGTGAAGGTGACTCCCGCCCATGACCCCAATGATTTTGAAATGGGTAAGCGTCACAACCTGCCGTTTATTAACATCCTCAATAAAGATGGTACTCTTAACACTAATGCTGGGGAATTTCAAGGACAAGACCGCTTTGTAGCCAGAAAGAATGTGGTTGCACGCCTTGAGGCAGATGGCTTTTTAGTCAAAGTTGAAGATTATAAGCATACCGTTCCTTATAGCGATCGCGGTAAAGTTCCCATTGAACCCCTATTATCTACTCAGTGGTTTGTGAAAATTCGCCCCTTAGCAGACCAGGCGCTAGAATTCCTCGACCAGAAAAATTCGCCGGAGTTTGTCCCCCAACGCTGGACTAAGGTTTATCGTGATTGGCTAGTTAAACTCAAAGATTGGTGTATCTCCCGTCAATTGTGGTGGGGTCACCAAATTCCAGCTTGGTATGCTGTTAGTGAAACAAACGGACAAATCGCTGATAATACCCCCTTTGTAGTTGCTAAATCAGCAGAGGAAGCTTGGGAAAAAGCCAAAGCACAATTTGGTGAAAACGTCCAGCTTGAACAAGATCCAGATGTGTTAGATACTTGGTTTTCTTCAGGATTATGGCCATTTTCCACTTTAGGCTGGCCACAAGAAACTCAAGATTTAGCGACTTACTACCCCACCACTACCTTAGTCACAGGCTTTGACATTATCTTTTTCTGGGTAGCCAGAATGACGATGATGGCGGGTCATTTTACTGGAAAAATGCCATTTAATGACGTTTACATCCACGGGTTAGTACTGGATGAAAAAGGTCAAAAGATGTCGAAAACCAAAGGTAATGGGATTGACCCGCTATTATTAATAGACAAATATGGTACTGATGCCCTACGTTATACCTTAGTTAAGGAAGTGGTAGGGGCTGGTCAAGATATCCGCTTGGAATATGACCGCAAAAAGGATGAGTCGCCATCGGTAGAAGCTTCCCGCAACTTTGCCAATAAGTTGTGGAACGCCGCCCGGTTTGTGATGATGAATTTGGATGGACAAACACCGCAGCAGCTAGGTCAACCCATCGCCGCCGAATTAAGCGATCGCTGGATTCTTTCGCGCTACCATCAAGTTATTAAACAGACTATTAATTACATCGATAATTATGGTTTAGGTGAAGCTGCAAAAGGATTATATGAATTTATTTGGGGAGACTTCTGTGACTGGTATATTGAACTGGTGAAGTCTCGACTGCAACAAAATGCTGATCCAGCATCGCGGCGAGTAGCACAACAAATTCTTGCTCATATCCTAGAAGGGATTTTAAAACTACTCCATCCTTTTATGCCCCATATTACTGAGGAGATTTGGCAAACTCTCACTCAACAACCAGCAGATTCTCAACAAACTTTATCTTTACAACCCTATCCCCAAGCGGATAGTAACCTGATTAATCCCGAGATTGAGACAGAATTTGAACTGTTAATTGAGACTATCCGCACTATTAGGAATTTACGTGCTGAGGCGGATATTAAACCTGGGGCAAAAGTGACGGCTAATTTACAAAGTGAAAACGCCAGAGAGAGGCAAATTATTAACTCTGGACAAGTTTACATTAAAGATTTGGCCAAGGTTGAGACTTTAACTATTAATGACAAGGAAAATAAACAAGCAGTTGGAGAAAAAACACCTTTAAAAGGTTTAAAAACTATCGGCTTGATTATTGTGGCAATTGTCTTTACTAGGTTGGCTTATTCTGTTGGCTATGCAATTGATGAAGTTCCTTTATTTGGAACTTTCTTTGAACTCATTGGTTTTATTTACTCAACTTGGTTTATTAGTCGCTATTTACTGGTGGCTGACGCTAGACAACAGTTTTGGGCGAAGTTTTTCCCACCAGCCACAGACAACAAGCATTCACTAGCAACACAATCACAACCAGAAGCATCAGAAAACGCCATTGCTGGTGTTGTGGGGACAGTGCAAGTAGTCATTCCTCTTAAGGGTGTGGTAGATATTGAAGTGCTGCGAGCCAAGCTAGAGAAAAGCCTCAATAAAGCAGAAGCAGAAGCTCAATCTCTCAGAGGAAGGTTAAGTAACGCTAAATTTGTTGATAAAGCACCCAAAGATGTAGTACAAGGTGCGCGAGATGCTTTAGAGGAGGCTGAAAAACAAGCGGAAATTTTACGCGTACGCCTTCAGGCGTTGCTGTAG
- a CDS encoding peptidoglycan-binding protein, with translation MAQTSAQKVDPPPLLKPGSTGPDVQTLQTQLKELGYYNGAVDGQFTEPTKIAVSQFQTAQGLLADGIVGITTWKKLQAAIASKPTIITAPVPTSKPRVEPQPSKKNLIWWSVLGLGTLGNLVAVIYCLRWLHQVKQMQESQAATSNNKPEADKHRSIPQLPESTNNPLSASNSPSVTTSTPKLLPAETTSRLAKFSIVDELINDLYSADPAKRHKAIWDLGQQGDSRAIEPLVDLIIDADSQQHSLILSALGEIAIRTFKPINRALAISMQNQNPQVRQNAIRDLTRVYDMMSQITPILRHALEDTDPEVQSTARYALKQLNRIRVVSEQESLPEQQEKDG, from the coding sequence TTGGCACAAACCAGTGCCCAAAAAGTTGACCCACCGCCCCTGCTCAAACCCGGTAGTACAGGCCCGGATGTGCAGACTTTACAAACCCAATTAAAAGAGTTGGGATATTACAATGGTGCGGTTGATGGGCAGTTCACAGAACCTACAAAAATTGCTGTATCTCAATTTCAAACAGCACAGGGTTTGCTAGCAGACGGTATTGTTGGCATTACCACTTGGAAAAAGCTGCAAGCAGCAATTGCTTCCAAACCAACAATAATTACCGCTCCTGTACCTACTTCCAAACCCCGTGTTGAACCACAGCCTAGCAAGAAAAATCTTATTTGGTGGTCAGTATTAGGATTAGGGACTTTAGGAAATCTGGTGGCAGTTATTTACTGTCTAAGATGGCTGCATCAAGTCAAACAAATGCAAGAGTCTCAGGCTGCAACTAGCAATAACAAACCTGAAGCAGACAAACACAGAAGCATACCGCAGTTACCCGAATCCACCAACAATCCCCTATCTGCATCTAATTCACCATCTGTCACAACATCCACACCTAAATTATTACCAGCAGAAACAACTTCTCGTTTAGCGAAATTTAGTATAGTTGACGAATTGATAAACGATTTATACAGTGCTGACCCAGCAAAACGGCACAAGGCGATTTGGGATTTAGGTCAGCAGGGAGATTCACGAGCAATTGAGCCATTAGTAGATTTGATCATCGATGCGGATTCCCAGCAGCACAGCTTAATTTTGTCAGCGTTAGGGGAAATCGCTATTCGCACCTTCAAACCTATCAACCGTGCTTTAGCAATCTCAATGCAAAATCAAAATCCCCAAGTCAGGCAAAATGCCATCCGTGACTTAACTCGCGTGTATGACATGATGTCTCAAATTACCCCCATCCTACGTCATGCACTAGAAGATACAGATCCAGAAGTCCAGTCAACAGCAAGGTACGCACTGAAGCAGCTGAATCGCATCCGTGTTGTATCAGAGCAGGAAAGCTTACCTGAACAGCAGGAGAAAGATGGTTAG
- a CDS encoding DUF2141 domain-containing protein — protein sequence MRLLFVFAKNNFMLKGMKVSMLLLAVVGNLAWSFSARANLTGNLTVEIDGLKNKQGQVCASIFANSKGFPNQRDRVIQKQCTNITEIPVKLTFENLKAGSYAVAVMHDQNKDLVLNRNSLGMPTEGFGFSKNPEVSTRAPKFGDAAIVLAGPNTEIKINLKYF from the coding sequence ATGAGACTTTTATTTGTTTTCGCCAAAAATAATTTTATGCTCAAAGGAATGAAAGTGAGTATGCTGCTCTTAGCAGTAGTGGGAAATTTAGCTTGGTCTTTCAGCGCCAGAGCAAATTTAACCGGCAACCTAACAGTAGAAATTGATGGCTTAAAAAATAAACAAGGACAAGTTTGTGCCAGTATTTTTGCCAATAGTAAAGGATTTCCCAATCAACGCGATCGCGTCATCCAAAAGCAGTGTACTAATATTACTGAAATTCCTGTAAAGCTCACTTTTGAGAACCTCAAAGCAGGTAGTTACGCCGTTGCAGTTATGCACGACCAAAATAAAGACTTAGTTCTCAATCGCAACAGCTTGGGAATGCCAACCGAAGGCTTTGGATTTTCCAAAAATCCTGAAGTTAGTACCAGGGCCCCTAAGTTTGGTGATGCAGCAATAGTATTAGCAGGCCCCAACACCGAAATCAAAATAAATTTGAAATATTTCTAG
- a CDS encoding N-acetylglucosamine kinase, translating into MNYVLGIDGGGSKTVCVLMDETRQVISRGKAGASNYQSIGVDAARQSIEFAIMAATDQAVNIAKPIKITAICLGLAGVGRAEDIEVIKGLIEALKNSKLLAINWALPASNIVICHDALIALAGGIGNNVGIVASAGTGSIVFGRNHQGVMKRVGGWGYILGDEGSAYKIAIAGVQAALKAYDGTGMPTSLVDIFKAYLELPNLEALVELIYRRGWGVTEIAALAEIVDLAAALGDKVANQIIDDAVQYFVKTTSTVIEQIFSDRPILEVVTTGSVWQGKSKIHEKFTTSVVQQFPEVKVIFPKHEPVYGAGLLALQKLAGK; encoded by the coding sequence ATGAATTATGTTTTAGGAATTGATGGCGGTGGTAGTAAGACTGTTTGCGTATTAATGGACGAAACACGCCAAGTTATCAGCCGTGGAAAAGCAGGAGCATCTAATTATCAAAGTATAGGTGTAGACGCAGCGCGACAATCTATTGAATTTGCAATTATGGCGGCGACAGATCAAGCCGTAAATATTGCCAAGCCAATTAAAATTACAGCGATTTGTTTGGGGTTAGCTGGGGTAGGACGTGCAGAGGATATTGAAGTAATAAAAGGTTTAATAGAAGCATTAAAAAATAGTAAATTACTAGCAATTAACTGGGCATTACCTGCATCTAATATTGTTATTTGTCATGATGCTTTAATTGCTTTAGCAGGGGGAATTGGTAATAATGTAGGAATTGTTGCATCTGCAGGTACAGGCTCCATAGTTTTTGGACGTAATCATCAGGGAGTTATGAAACGTGTTGGTGGCTGGGGCTATATTTTAGGCGATGAAGGTAGCGCTTATAAAATTGCGATCGCAGGTGTCCAGGCAGCGTTAAAAGCTTATGATGGTACTGGAATGCCAACGAGTTTGGTAGATATTTTTAAAGCGTATTTAGAATTGCCTAATTTAGAAGCTTTAGTAGAATTGATATATCGGCGGGGATGGGGAGTTACAGAAATAGCAGCTTTAGCAGAGATTGTAGATTTAGCAGCAGCTTTAGGCGACAAAGTAGCGAATCAGATTATTGATGATGCGGTGCAATATTTTGTTAAAACTACTTCTACAGTAATTGAGCAAATTTTTAGCGATCGCCCAATTTTAGAAGTAGTGACTACCGGAAGTGTGTGGCAAGGTAAATCGAAAATTCATGAGAAGTTTACCACATCTGTTGTACAGCAGTTTCCGGAGGTAAAAGTGATTTTTCCTAAGCATGAACCTGTTTATGGTGCTGGTTTATTGGCGTTGCAGAAATTAGCAGGGAAGTAA
- a CDS encoding sensor histidine kinase translates to MQRFAIFLQKRFPTFVQWLSIAKWQYVYYALAAFDLLTISSSLYLNHKIMDIYTQSIEVNHEWATRLETYSELGQLLAEVNAPGNDVFDSHDVSLESRKLESAEDIFQRKFNLVRQELQTQVEPAQSTHLLKDLDAVQTATTEMVAEAKLIFSYFRQNQPEMAGKRMATMDRKYHQVNQALATFRGNVSQIQQQLLQQQQIAASVFRHYEVAIAAAMLFIVGGITLYGHKLAQKMKSDALEKEKSIAELQQAKTLLQQQTEELQLTLDNLQKAQLQLVQSEKMSSLGELVAGVAHEINNPVNFIHGNLTHLHEYSHNLLAFIRLYQKFYPKAAPEIQAEAEEIDLDFLQKDLVKLLDSMQLGTDRIRRIVLSLRNFSRMDEADFKTVDIHEGIDSTLLILQHRLKAQSNYPAIEVIKDYGSLPPVECYAGQLNQVFMNILSNAIDALEENNTKRTAAEIQAQPSQINIRTSTIDTQWIEIAIADNGVGIAEHIQQRIFDPFFTTKPVGKGTGMGMSISYQIITEKHGGKLKCFSTIGQGTEFVIQIPIKQKVREAV, encoded by the coding sequence ATGCAAAGATTCGCAATATTTCTGCAAAAAAGGTTTCCGACTTTTGTTCAATGGTTATCAATCGCCAAGTGGCAGTATGTTTACTATGCTTTAGCAGCCTTTGATTTACTCACTATCTCCAGCAGTCTGTACCTCAACCACAAAATAATGGATATTTATACTCAGTCAATTGAGGTAAATCATGAATGGGCAACGCGACTAGAAACCTATTCTGAGCTGGGTCAACTTTTAGCTGAGGTTAATGCTCCGGGAAATGATGTTTTCGATTCTCACGATGTCAGCCTGGAGTCAAGGAAATTGGAATCTGCTGAGGATATTTTTCAGAGAAAGTTTAACTTAGTTAGACAAGAACTACAAACGCAGGTAGAGCCAGCACAGTCTACACATTTGCTCAAAGACCTGGATGCAGTGCAAACAGCAACAACAGAAATGGTTGCAGAGGCGAAACTGATTTTTTCTTATTTTCGCCAGAATCAGCCGGAAATGGCTGGCAAACGCATGGCAACGATGGATCGGAAATATCACCAAGTTAATCAGGCGCTGGCAACATTTCGCGGGAATGTGAGCCAGATTCAGCAACAACTGTTACAGCAACAACAGATAGCCGCCAGTGTATTTCGACATTATGAGGTGGCGATCGCAGCTGCTATGCTTTTCATAGTTGGTGGTATTACATTGTATGGGCATAAACTAGCTCAAAAAATGAAATCAGATGCCCTAGAGAAAGAAAAATCTATTGCAGAACTACAGCAAGCCAAAACTCTCTTACAGCAGCAAACCGAGGAGTTGCAACTGACCCTAGATAATCTCCAGAAAGCTCAGTTGCAATTAGTACAAAGTGAAAAAATGTCGAGTTTGGGAGAACTTGTAGCTGGGGTTGCTCACGAAATTAATAACCCAGTTAATTTTATCCACGGTAACCTAACTCATCTGCATGAGTATTCCCATAATCTTCTGGCTTTCATCAGACTTTACCAAAAGTTTTATCCCAAAGCTGCACCAGAAATTCAAGCTGAAGCAGAAGAAATTGACCTAGACTTTTTGCAGAAAGATTTGGTCAAGCTGCTCGATTCCATGCAGCTAGGAACTGATCGCATTCGGCGGATTGTGTTGTCGCTGCGTAATTTCTCACGTATGGATGAAGCCGATTTTAAGACTGTGGATATTCATGAAGGTATCGACAGTACGCTGCTGATTTTGCAACATCGCCTCAAAGCTCAATCAAATTATCCCGCCATTGAAGTGATTAAGGACTATGGTAGCTTGCCCCCAGTCGAGTGTTATGCTGGGCAACTCAATCAAGTTTTTATGAATATTCTGTCTAACGCCATCGATGCACTAGAAGAAAATAATACTAAGCGAACAGCGGCGGAGATTCAAGCCCAACCCAGCCAGATTAATATTCGCACATCAACCATTGATACTCAATGGATAGAAATTGCGATCGCTGACAATGGTGTTGGTATTGCCGAACATATTCAACAACGCATCTTCGATCCGTTCTTTACAACCAAACCTGTTGGCAAAGGAACAGGTATGGGAATGTCTATCAGTTATCAAATTATCACGGAAAAACATGGTGGTAAGCTCAAGTGTTTTTCTACGATTGGCCAAGGAACCGAATTTGTGATTCAGATCCCCATTAAACAAAAAGTTCGTGAAGCGGTATAA